The following proteins are encoded in a genomic region of Sulfurospirillum arsenophilum NBRC 109478:
- the nrfD gene encoding NrfD/PsrC family molybdoenzyme membrane anchor subunit, which translates to MQTLSLKKLFNFEKTPLNVVMAFTTVALLAAFMAGAVAYILHGHHVYNVTRQHPWGLLIAMYVFFVVSSTGLCIISSIGHVFGIPEFQQIGKRAIAGAIITISSGFAVIGLEIGHPMTMLIYNVLTPGLSSAIWWMGTLYGLYLTFICLEFFFLAIKVNHTFSKIFGICGLLVGLAAHSNLGAVFGFLVSRPSANGVFYPVYFILSAMITGCYLVFLMYGFRYKMNFPEKIVIMLVKLSKVLGMLLAVLIFFEAWKILTALYGDMPERAATILHAIKHPNFWFGELILGMLIPFVIILASNAKAIKATVYASITGMVGIFFMRYDLVHDTLLYPMTTLKRAEYQVAPTFVEYFPSAAEFAIGFGGIGLALFLYYIADKVFNLDESSNH; encoded by the coding sequence ATGCAAACACTTTCTTTGAAAAAACTCTTTAATTTTGAAAAAACACCCCTTAATGTAGTGATGGCATTTACAACCGTTGCACTTCTTGCAGCTTTTATGGCAGGTGCGGTTGCATATATCTTACACGGGCACCATGTTTACAATGTAACACGACAACATCCATGGGGTTTACTCATTGCGATGTATGTCTTCTTTGTTGTATCCAGCACAGGTCTTTGTATTATCTCTTCTATCGGTCATGTTTTTGGAATCCCAGAGTTTCAACAAATCGGTAAACGTGCCATTGCCGGCGCAATTATTACGATCAGTTCAGGTTTCGCGGTTATTGGTTTAGAGATAGGCCATCCAATGACTATGCTCATTTACAACGTCTTAACGCCAGGACTTAGCTCTGCTATTTGGTGGATGGGAACGTTGTATGGTCTTTATCTCACCTTTATTTGTTTGGAATTTTTCTTTCTAGCCATTAAGGTTAATCATACATTCTCAAAGATCTTTGGTATTTGTGGATTGTTGGTTGGTCTTGCAGCACACTCTAACCTTGGAGCCGTTTTTGGCTTTTTGGTCTCACGTCCTTCAGCAAACGGTGTTTTTTATCCTGTTTATTTTATCCTCTCCGCGATGATTACAGGATGTTACTTGGTTTTCTTAATGTATGGCTTTAGGTACAAAATGAACTTCCCTGAAAAAATTGTTATAATGCTTGTCAAGCTTTCGAAGGTTTTGGGGATGCTTTTAGCCGTTCTTATTTTCTTTGAAGCGTGGAAAATTTTAACAGCATTGTATGGTGATATGCCAGAGCGTGCTGCAACAATTTTACACGCAATCAAACACCCTAATTTTTGGTTTGGTGAGTTGATTTTAGGTATGTTAATACCGTTTGTCATTATTTTAGCGAGCAATGCAAAGGCGATTAAAGCAACCGTTTATGCCTCTATTACAGGTATGGTGGGTATTTTCTTTATGCGTTATGACTTAGTGCATGACACATTGCTTTATCCTATGACAACGCTCAAACGTGCAGAATATCAAGTAGCTCCAACATTTGTGGAGTATTTCCCCTCCGCAGCTGAGTTTGCAATAGGATTTGGTGGCATCGGACTTGCTCTCTTTTTGTATTATATTGCGGATAAAGTTTTTAATTTGGATGAATCAAGTAATCATTAA
- a CDS encoding 4Fe-4S dicluster domain-containing protein: MARYGMALNYKNCINCRACESACKEENGVLLLQDHYRIWVGVKEAEGQFPNISIASQTYHPSQCQHCDNAPCQQVCPTNATYYGEGGMVMVDPTKCILCTYCINACPYDARYVDTRTNTVDKCTFCSDTRLANGETTTACQATCPTKVRVFGDLDDPNSEISVLLANKEYRQVKEHLGTKPKLFYIL; encoded by the coding sequence ATGGCACGTTATGGAATGGCACTAAACTACAAAAATTGTATTAATTGTAGAGCATGTGAAAGTGCATGTAAAGAAGAAAATGGCGTTTTGCTCCTTCAAGATCATTACCGAATTTGGGTGGGAGTTAAAGAGGCGGAGGGTCAGTTCCCAAACATCTCTATTGCTTCCCAAACCTATCATCCTAGCCAATGTCAACATTGTGACAATGCCCCATGCCAGCAAGTATGCCCTACCAATGCAACGTATTATGGTGAAGGCGGTATGGTGATGGTTGATCCTACGAAATGTATCTTGTGTACTTATTGTATCAACGCCTGTCCGTATGATGCACGTTATGTGGATACTCGAACTAATACGGTCGATAAATGTACCTTCTGTTCAGATACAAGACTGGCTAATGGTGAAACAACCACAGCATGTCAAGCAACCTGCCCAACAAAAGTGAGGGTGTTTGGTGATTTGGACGATCCAAACAGCGAGATTTCTGTATTGCTTGCTAACAAAGAGTACCGTCAAGTGAAAGAACACTTGGGTACTAAACCAAAACTATTTTATATATTGTAG